The Aphis gossypii isolate Hap1 unplaced genomic scaffold, ASM2018417v2 Contig00250, whole genome shotgun sequence genome contains the following window.
GTTATCGGTTTTGAACGTAAGCATATTTTTGCTTCATTTTTTACCCAAAATGtgtgaacatatttttttctgatagaAGATTATGTGATGAGTATTTGCATATAACATTTGtcataaaaatacgattttttttcttttaaatttctacGAAATCTGATATGTTTTGAcgaatcaaaatatcaaaaaattcaCCTCATTAATTCGGTTTTAGGATTGATGGAAGTATTCCAAcagtaaaatatcaataagaaTACCattatgaacaattaaaaaaaaaaatcaggtcGATAAGTgcaatattaaagaaattaggatatcatatatttttgaaatacgtCCATGCTGATACGTTTATCTGCGAATAcgttatttcttaatttcacGGACCATATGTAGTATAAAAACCTATATTCCTCAACCAAACtctatgaatttatatatttctgatAGATAATTACATGACGAATCGTTGTATATACAAATCATAGCTTaggttcaaaaaaaattccagaaaatcacgtattaatcataaattattcagtATATTTTCATCGTTTTAGcgctgtttttcttttttgaacgTAAGGCTatttctattttgttttttacccAAAATTGTTgcgcataatttttattgatagacCACTATGTGctgaatatttacatatattatttgtcatagtacaataattattatttttatttaaattgcttCGAAAAATGATATGCTTTGACGATCCCAAATATCTTAGATTTCACGCCACTGATCCGGTTTTACGGTTGATGGAAATTTTCCAACTGTAAAATATGACTAAGGATACCATTctgatcatttaaaaaaaaaaatcaagtcgATATGTGCAATATTCAAGAAATTAGGTTTTCAtagatttttgtttaagtCCAGGCTGCTTACGCATAACTGTGAATACGTTGTTTTTTAACTCTGCGCACCaaatgtagtataaaaaactgtatttttcaacaaaactctatacaattatatttttctgataGATAATATCACACTGAATCTTTATATCTACTAAACTTACcttaacttcaaatattttcgcAGAAATCACATTTTGAACGTAaatatttgacatattttcatagttttagagggttattttttgtttgaacatATGCCTATCAAACTTTTATTTCTTACCTAAACTTTATGAAGTTGTATTTTTCTGGTAGACCAGGTCATGGcggttaagaaaatatatcttttgtCATAGTacgatagatattttttatcctaaaTTACttcgaaaaaatgtatattgtgatAATCCAAAATATCGTATTTACAGTGGTTTCTATTTTGATCATAAGTCTATTTACCCTTTAATTTTTAcccaaattttatgaaattatattttcctgATAGACCAtttgtactatatttattttatttttttaattactacgaacaataatattattgttatatttcacctttaaaaaaatgtataatttaatttatttcttatgcATTTTATGTATGCCAACCAATGTTTTGCCACCCAGCACAGTGCACCTTTTCTGCACTTCGTTTCGGCATGATGatgaacttaataaaaaaaaaaaaaacctaaaacgTTTGAttcatatcttataatattatttttttgtgtacttaaactctaaaataaaaaaaagtcagaTTCATTTAAGGTTTATagtcatatatttattgattgatattAAGAATGATATTAAGattgatatttattgatattaagaaatataacaCGGACATTCAGTCTCTTCATTTTGCGGGTGAAAAGGACGAGGAGGAGGCGGCACCATGTACCCAGAATCATAGGtagttgatttttgttttcctgtaaacaattaaataaatgaaaatttattagttaaaatatttcaataaaaaaaaaacagcaaatAATTGATTCATTTCATAATGATAGTAGggcaattgaattaaaaatacagtaatgtagatatatttaattacatatggAATAATAACAGGTTGTGATAACATATAAACAGAGATAGCTGGTAGTGGCAggactaatttatatttaaattatcaatcaaggtaattttattttatacacaagtcaatgaaaatatgttatcatgtatttttttattatttcttatattgttAGTTACGTTAATCTCttagtttaatttgtttgtaaattaacTACTGtccaataattattcttatgtatttattttaaacaataagaaCCTGCCTCAGCACAAGCTATGCTTATTATAGGGGgtactacaatttttaattcatatttcgttgataatatatatatatatattatatattctattgttgtaataaatattatataaatacataaataaaattaaaaagtaaaaattacttttgcaTAAATGTATGTCATATCTGTCTTCTTGCTTTTTTGAAGGACGAGGAGGAGGCAGCACCTTATATCTATCAATATCATTGTTTTCAGATGGTATTAGTTTTCctgtaaacaattaaataaatgaaaatatactagttgaaaatatttaaaaaaaaaaaaaccaaattatttatacttaaataatcaatcaaggtttattaaaaagtaaaaattacttttgcaACTGCAATCTCCTATTTTGGAACCGACTTTGCCATATATTTCATGTATGTTTGTTGACTTGACCCACAAAAAACCACAATGAAAACTTTTATTGTCATCGagcacaatataaaaaaatgtatccctTATACCGCAAGCTCTGATACTGGAATactgtaagaaaaaaaatttgtttaagcaaataaaacggttttaaattcttaagtgGACGTAGTACCCGCACGTGTTATCTCCGTAAGTTAACGttaaacctaaataatattcccAAGTCTatgaagttatttttttcttatagaacgaattataacaaatattattatgtgcaatGTGCTTTtgtacttagaatattttggaAGTAATCATTTTTTGAACATAAGAAAATCGttgattttagtaataaacgGTAATTATACCATCTACTTTTTGAACATAACGctctaaaaacttaaatattttttccaagtctatgatattattttttcctgaTAAAAGGTAAGTTAACGTTTCAACACagtaaattttttcataatagcaaaattataaaagaatgtaataaataccatAAGGTCTATCGATTTTGATTTAGAagagttttttcttttttccttCATAAAGCTTATTTTATCTTGGTTTAAACTCATTACAGtcatctttaaaaatttacgtTTAGTTCCGAGATCCCTTTTCAGAATACTGATATTGAAGATGTTATGatctgcaaaaaaaaatattttaacattatctaaacctaacctaacctagggAGGTTTTACTGTAACTATAATcgcataaattattcaaacttccacacatacacacacaaccACCCTTAccctaagaaaaaaaattaattaccttgATTTGTATTGGGCGATTTTAAGTCCGTAATTGAATATGGACGCCTAAATAAGTATTGAAAACACATGGTCAATTCGTATTTCGTCGTATGGAGTTCAGTGTTCGCACTGCTGAGCGTAAACTGTAAATGCCAAATTTGAGGAAATCGTTTATCGGTTAATcgacgataaaatataaaattatt
Protein-coding sequences here:
- the LOC126553456 gene encoding uncharacterized protein LOC126553456, which gives rise to MCFQYLFRRPYSITDLKSPNTNQDHNIFNISILKRDLGTKRKFLKMTVMSLNQDKISFMKEKRKNSSKSKSIDLMYSSIRACGIRDTFFYIVLDDNKSFHCGFLWVKSTNIHEIYGKVGSKIGDCSCKRKLIPSENNDIDRYKVLPPPRPSKKQEDRYDIHLCKRKQKSTTYDSGYMVPPPPRPFHPQNEETECPCYIS